GTCATTGCATCATTAACAGAATAAAGGCAGTACTGCACAGAGCAAATGTAAATCTCTTTCTGGAGGTTGGAAACCCCTGTTAGGCTTTGGTTTTAAAGCAGTTGTACTTACTAAGTGGCTGCCCACACAGTGTTCAAGTGGCAGTGTTTGAGggcaggttgaatggggcttggagcaagctgctctagtggaagatgtcccttcccatggcaggggcttggaacagaGCACTGGGATGGCGAGAACACTGGAAGATGAGTGCAGCTCTGGGAATGCTTGGTGTAGAGATGGAGTTTGGGCTGAGAGCCAGGATTATGGACACTGGGGTGTCAGTGGGAGCACAGAATTAAACCTTACACTGTTGATGatgttactgttatttttcctgttaattaCTGGTGGTTATTTCAAGCCAACATCAACCTTTAATTAGAACAAAGTATGTCCTTTAATTCAATAACTGGATGATTTACTGTGACATTTGTCACCCGCATTCCCATTGCTGCAGATGGGCATTCCTCAGGGATCTTCTCTTGTCATTAGGTGTTAATGAAGTGCAAAGAGTAAGGACTGAAATAGCTTTCCTATTTCACTGGGCTGCTTCCTTACTCCCGGAGGGAAAGCCAAACACTTGGAAATCTATTAGCTGGGCTTTCTGGGGGGGAATAATAATGTTACACAGTGTTTTACAGCCTGTGTTTGACTCAACCTCATCAAACTGTAAAACATGGGAAAACAAACTGTATTCCACAGCATTTCAGACAGCTAAAGCTCCATTTCCTCTGTAAATGGGAACAACAAGCCCAGTCTCCTTGCTCCTGAAGGAAAAGAACCAGTGAGACTTGATTGATTTGTGGCATTTCTCATTGGCAAGACATTGCAGCCTGATTTCATCTAGAAGCAGCTGAACTGAAGAGGTGATGTTGGAACCTACCGCTCCGTTTGGCTTAGTATCAGATACTCCCTTTAGTAGAGCTCACAGGGGAGTGTGTCTGAGTATTTATCAGAGATGGGGATCTtaaagaggagcaggaggaaattAGCACGGGCTGTGCTCATTGATTTCTGTAAGCACTGCTAGTGGGGGAGCAGCTCAGCCCAGGGTCAGTCCTGCACAGGGATGAGGAAGGATATCCTGTTGGAAACCATTAAGCAGGACAAGCTGGGGATGGATAAATGGAAGCTGCTGTGAATCTGTGGGATGGATACAGGTATTAACCTCCAGAtctgtgcttcctcctgctgcctgcaagcGTGCTGTAGGAGCTGGTGGGGTTACGTCTCAGTGTAGGTGGTGGTTGTTGGTAAGGAGTAGCCAGATACTGAGTTGGGAGGCTTTACAGGCCAGCACTGGTAAGGCAGAGACCATGGGAGTTACTGCATGGTTGTAGAGGTCTGGCTGTGCTATTTTGCACATCCCCTCCTCAGTTTCCAGCTTCTGTGGGATGTTCCAAACCTGCTTTGTGTTCACCTCTCCCAGGTGTTGTTCCTATAGTAATACCTTGGTTTTCCCTGAGGAAACACCTCTGCCTTCTGTGGCAGTGGGGAGTGCAAAGCAAGGTGGTTCTACAGCAGCAATGGGAGAAGGCTGATAGCCCTCACAGTCCTGTTGGTTGGGGTGGCACCTCTCACAGGAGTGCATCGAGTGCACAGGATCAGCCCCCAAATTAAGTACAAATATTGGGGTTCTGTATCTCTCAAACTTGCATTTTTTGATAcagtaaaatgtgttttccctgTGAGTGCAGCTCTGCTCGCTCCAGTGGCACTTAATAGGGTCAGAGGAAAACCAGTTTAAACctttaaatgcagcttttaaaCCATCCTTTGGGGTGTCACAAGCATTGGATGACTCCATTAGAAGACAATTATCCTCCTGGTGCTTGCTGCAGTAGCTTGTAACAGGAAGAGGATTCTCAAAGCTATCTCTTAGGCTTGCTATTGAAACCTCTTCACTCCAGGCTATGTATTGTATTCTGCTTCCTGGTACTTTATGTTGAAGATGCATTTGTCTTCTTAATCAGACAGTTTCTATCTGCCAGGAATGTGTTTAATAGAACGTCAAACATGATTTAGATCAGAAGTGAAAGTAGAATCGGGTGTTGTTTTCTGCCAACCATTATTGCAGTGAGGGAAGCACAGCGAGCCAAGcttagacagagccttggagcAATAACAACCTGATTCCTCTGTTTGTTTTGGCCTGATGTTCTTCCCCGGGTTACAAAGCTGCTGTAAGCATGTGCTAAGCAATAGGCATTTAAAAACTAGGCTAGATCAGGGGTAGCAGCTTAGAGGATTGGAGCAGAGCATCTGAACGCCTATGGTAAAGGTAAAGGAGACTTCTTGTGCCAGCAGTGAAGGTGTCGTGTGCAGGTTGAGACAAGGAAGCCACTGAGTTCTCAGGTTTGGGTTTACTGTCAGAATTGCTGGTGTCTGTCTCTGGAGCTACTGGGGAAAGACATATGGTGCTTTGTGAAACCATCAGAAAGCTTCTGACCCCTCTGTCAGTTGAGAAGGAGCAGTTCTGGAATACTGTCCAACTAAACCACCGTTACCTCCTCAGAATATCATAGCTATTTCTAGCTCTGGTTTGTCCCTGGGTATTATTTAAGTGGCCAAATGCAATAGAAGTTTGCCAACTGGTGTTATTAACCCCCAGGTCTGACTGTGAACGTGGGGAATTAGAGCAGAGACAGAATTGAACCAGATCCAAGGATTTCTTCCCCTGCTTTGGCCCAGGGGCTGCCTGGCGCAGGAGCGGAGCCTGGTGTGACTGTGAAAACATGGCTCTGTTTCAACACCAGCCTGGAATCCATCACAAGGGAAGCAAGTTGCTATGCTTCAGTTACCCTGTGCTGCAAGAAGGGTGGGGAAAGATCCGTGTTTCCACTCTAAACTGTTgtgactgctactgttgaaaAGTGCCTGGTGAAGAATGGTTTAGTATTAAGCTGAGTCAATCACGTTGCTTGTGTTTCATTACTGGGCTACAGAATATTCCCTCTGCAGGGTTATCCTGGAGTGCAGATCTCAGTCTGTGCCTGTAATAAACCAAGTGTGTTTGCTGATGATGGTTGCATTGGTAGAAATAACCTTGAGGTCTTTACCATGTCGCCTAAGTAAGGGATTAGGACATGGATCTCCACTGAGCTTTTCTGAAGTGCATGATCACAGCATCAGAGtgctttgggttgaagggaccttaaagttcatgcagttccagccccctgccacaggcagggacatgaTGTTGTTGTACATCAGTGCTCATGGACGAGCACTCATTCAAACCTTGTCTGTTTTTGCTGGCAGGATGGAGAAGAAGAAGATTCGAATGAAATccaaagctgctgctcccaACCTGCTGCGTGCTCTGCACTCCCTGTACCAGTTCGGTCACCTCTGTGATGTGAGGGTTCACACACAGCACCTGGGAATTCAGGAGGAGTTCCTGGTGCACAAAGCTGTCCTGGCAGCTTCCAGCAACTATTTCAAGGGGCTTTTCCTGCACGATGAGATGCTGGACACCACGAGCTGCACAGTGACTCTGCAGGACATTTACACAGAGGAGTTCACCTCCTTCCTGGAGTTCATTTACACTGCAGAAGTGGAGATCGAGGCAGAAAAGCTGCAGCGGATGAAAGAAATAGCTGAAAGACTCGAATGCAAGGATTTGCTTGACATCTGTGAGGAGGTGAAGGCAGAGGGCAGGAAGGGCTTGGATCTGAGCCTTCACCTTACAGGTCAGCTGTGCACCGAGAGCGGGGGGCCACAGTGGTCGTGCATGCAGCTGGAGGAGAACCACAAGCTGAGTAACTCATCCCAAGTCATGGCAATGCCTGTGCAGAGGAAACTGTGGGATAGGCAGAAGCATAAAAAGCTGCTGGCTGGGTATGAACTCATTGAAGGGCAGCCAGTGAGCCTGGAGCAAGGGGACGTGGCTTTTCCAGACCCCAAACCCAGGGTGGCAAAGGTACCGAGGTGTAAGCAGGCGGGACCCAGAAGCAGAGTCAGTGTGGATGTCAGTCTGCAAACCAAGAGCAGTGGTTCCCTGCTGAGCCAGGCCGAGTCACAGGAAGGCTGTGTCATTAAGAACACTCTGTCTGAGCACTGGGAGGAGGAGAACACGTTGATTTCCAAGCGTGCCACTAAACCAGGACGGAGGAAACCCCCTCGGCGTGTGATGAAGGTGCTGCCACAGATGGTGTGTGAGCAGCACAACGAGTCCCTCCGTGTCCCCGAGCAGCACCAGTCACACATGGACCCCAAACCCAAGCCAAACCCGGCCATCAAGTACAGCTGCAGCAGGTGTGAGCACCGGCAGCACCACCTCACTGTTCACGGCCACGAGCAGGGCTTCTCCTGCCTCTTCTGTGACAAGAGGTTTAAGCACCAGAAGGCCACAAGCGACCACATGCATAGGGTGCCCAGGCAACAGCAGCGTGCCCAGGCCTGCCCATGCTGTGACAATGTCGTCAGCTCCAAGTGTGCCCTGAGGGTCCACATGCGAACACACACCGGGGAGAAGCCCTACAAGTGTGAGCGCTGCCCCACCAGCTTTGCTCACAGGTCTGCTTACAGTGCTCATGTAAGGTACAGCATTCCctgtgtgtgggggggtgggtgggaatGTGTGTTTTCCCCTAAGGAACAGGGTAACAGTGTTCCCAATGTCCTCCCTGTTTTAGTTCCAGACTTGCTTGGAGCTGATCAGAAGTGTGTTGAAACTGGGATAGATTTTGTCCCATCTATCTCATCCTGCTCTCAGTCCAGATTACTGGGTTGAGGTCCCTCAGACTGGGAATTTAGGGGAATGTTTCCCATTGAATCAAAAGGGATTTGTGCAATCAAAACTTGGGGGTGATTCTGGACACTTCAGATGTGGGGTTTTAACTGGGAGCCTGAAAGGAATGACCATCTGTTTAACATGCACAAGACAATCCCCATTTCATAGACTCATGGGATGATTTGGGTTGAagagacctcaaagctcctccagctccaacccctgccacgggcagggaccccttccactggagcagctgctccaagcccctgtgtccaacctggccttgagcactgccagggatggggcagccacagcttctctgggcaccctgtgccagcgcctcagcaccctcccagggaacagcttctgcctcagagctcagctcagtctcccctgttctggcaggttcaagccattccccttggcctgtccctacatcccttgtcccaagcccctctccagctttcctgcagcccctttaggcactggagctgctctcagctctccccttcaggagccttctcttgtccaggctgccccagcccagctctctcagcctggctccagagcagagctgtgtgtaTTTCATAAATGTCAGGGCACTGTGGTGCTTTTTAGTGCAGTTTTTGTGCGTCCCACGCCCTTTGTGCCATTTTGCTGGGTGGTCTGAGCTTCCAGACAGGCTTAGTGAGCACTGCCTGACTGAAAACAAGATGCTGGAATTGCACAGTAGTTTCCAGAACTGCAGAAAGCCACTGTACATGTCAGAGAGCTCCATACCCCATAGCCTGCCTGTGGGGGCAGGAGGTAGCTGGAGCTCAGCTTCCCTTTGAAATATGTCAAAATCTGTTTGTAGTTCAGTCCAGTAGTAGGGAAAACATTTCAGATGGGTTGTGAGTGCAGTGATACAGCTGCTTGTGCTCTCTGAGTAGCAATAAGAAGTTAACTGTTTGGCTTACTCTTTTGTTCCTCCATAGTGGTGTTAAAgcaacttaaacaggggaagttcaagttggatttaaggcagaagctgttccctgggagggtgctgaggcgctggcacagggtgcccagagaagctgtggctgccccatccctggcagtgctcaaggccaggttggacacaggggcttggacaGCATGGTCTAGTATGAGGTATCCTcgcccatggcagtgggttggaactgggtgatcttaaggtccttttgaaaacaaaccactctgggattctatgaactgAGATATTTTAATTCTCTTTGACTCCCTGGTCCAACTCTGCCCAAGTTTCCCTGGTTTTTGGCTCTCCAACGTGCTGTGATATCTCAAATGGTTTGAGGaacaatgaaaaggaaagggCTCTTCCTCCAAGGCAAACATGTCTGAGCTGGAACAATGAGACTCACTCAGGTTGTGCTctctggtttgtttggtttgcagGAAAACCCACGAGGCtgggcagcagaggcagcttcTGCCTGTCTATTGGATGGTGGTGCCACCTGAGCATCAGCCAGACCCTGCGAGCTGTGACAGAGGTCCTGACACAGAGACGTGGGCTGGGGCATCAGAGCATGGATGTGTGAGGCATGAAGAGCCCACAGGTTGTGAGGAAGAACCTGGGGGTtcatctgctgctggagcagactGGAGCAGTGAGCAAGAGCAGGAGCAGAAGTGTGAGGAAGGTGAAGCAAGGTGTGAAGATGTGGGTGAAGATGAAGGTGAAATGAGTGTGAAGGGCGAGGAGGTGGCAAATGGTGATGTGGGGGACTCAGAAGCTGATGATAGCAGAGACAACGAGGTCTGTACTGAGGAGGACGATGAGGAGGATGAATACCCTAATGAGAAGGATGGTGAGGAACAGGAATCAGAGGAAGAGTTTAAGGTAAAGAAGGTAAATAAAAGCAGGATGCAGAAGAAATCTGCCTATGTGATCCGGTGTGAGAAGTGCAAGGAGCAGTTTGTATCCCGGAAGAAGTACGTGGATCACTGCAGAGATGTCCACCAGTGCCTGCCAGGTAAGGTGTACCAGTGTGACATCTGCAGCAAGTCCTTTGCCAGTTACAACAGCTGGAAGGAGCACCGGGCCTGTGTCCACACTGAGGAGAGGCAGTTTGCCTGCAGCCTCTGCAACGCCACTTTCAAAAGGAAGAGGGATGTGAGGACACATTCCATGCGGAAGCACGAAGGCAGAGTCAAGCGCCCGCTCTGCTCCGTCTGTGGGAAGATCCTGAGCTCCAGGACAGCCCTTGTGTTCCACATGCGGACACACACGGGAGAGAAACCTTATGAGTGTGGCATTTGTCACTCCAGGTTCACTCAGCCGTCCCAGCTGAAGATCCACACCAGGTCAGCCTGCAGCACGCCTGCTCCTGTTCTGCTTCCTGCATGCTTcatcccttcctcttcctcctctgaggTCCCAGTTGCAACTCATTCTCCTCACATTTTTTCCTATAGGATTTCTCTTAGGGAAAGGCAGTGTCAGCATCTGGCCATTGCATCACTttgggcagggggttgggaatGGATGCCCCAGGCAATCTGGTGAGCAAAAGGCAGTCATTGGAGTCAGTCTTCACAATGAGATGATGGCCTGCAGTGATTAGAAGTAACATAGAGTGAGTCAGGGACCTCAGGGATCccagtgctgagctctgctccctctgtgTGACACTGAGTAAGTCACTTAGTGTGGGATTTCACGTGTGGTGTGCACTACAGAAGCTGGTCCTCACATCTGGACTCCCTCTGTAGTCATTGGACTGGATGAATTGCTCTCTGTTGGTCTCTCTGTTCACTGTGTCCTCTCCCAAGAGGGGGTGAATCATCCCATGGAATTCCCAAACTTTTTGCAAGTGGGGAGGTTAAATGTTGTAGGGCTCAGCTAGGGGAGGGAAATCCCATTACTGGAGACTG
This window of the Melopsittacus undulatus isolate bMelUnd1 chromosome 3, bMelUnd1.mat.Z, whole genome shotgun sequence genome carries:
- the LOC115945834 gene encoding GDNF-inducible zinc finger protein 1-like; amino-acid sequence: MEKKKIRMKSKAAAPNLLRALHSLYQFGHLCDVRVHTQHLGIQEEFLVHKAVLAASSNYFKGLFLHDEMLDTTSCTVTLQDIYTEEFTSFLEFIYTAEVEIEAEKLQRMKEIAERLECKDLLDICEEVKAEGRKGLDLSLHLTGQLCTESGGPQWSCMQLEENHKLSNSSQVMAMPVQRKLWDRQKHKKLLAGYELIEGQPVSLEQGDVAFPDPKPRVAKVPRCKQAGPRSRVSVDVSLQTKSSGSLLSQAESQEGCVIKNTLSEHWEEENTLISKRATKPGRRKPPRRVMKVLPQMVCEQHNESLRVPEQHQSHMDPKPKPNPAIKYSCSRCEHRQHHLTVHGHEQGFSCLFCDKRFKHQKATSDHMHRVPRQQQRAQACPCCDNVVSSKCALRVHMRTHTGEKPYKCERCPTSFAHRSAYSAHVRKTHEAGQQRQLLPVYWMVVPPEHQPDPASCDRGPDTETWAGASEHGCVRHEEPTGCEEEPGGSSAAGADWSSEQEQEQKCEEGEARCEDVGEDEGEMSVKGEEVANGDVGDSEADDSRDNEVCTEEDDEEDEYPNEKDGEEQESEEEFKVKKVNKSRMQKKSAYVIRCEKCKEQFVSRKKYVDHCRDVHQCLPGKVYQCDICSKSFASYNSWKEHRACVHTEERQFACSLCNATFKRKRDVRTHSMRKHEGRVKRPLCSVCGKILSSRTALVFHMRTHTGEKPYECGICHSRFTQPSQLKIHTRSHTGEKPYICEDCGASFADKGKLTGHKRTHTGERLFRCDVCGKHFATNEYLKCHKRCHLGAKPYKCGVCGKTFGLRASLAQHSNVHAETRPYFCEQCGKAFTQQGALRRHQRIHTGEKPYKCRACERTFTDMSTLRRHVSVHDRNAHWRSFLIDLTTKKDHNWSKIEPFSGASVGEACAPEVWSVDQGKLYKPDSAAVGKWDPRPPSVGDTEDTAPTRPYL